The following proteins are co-located in the Candidatus Omnitrophota bacterium genome:
- the rpsG gene encoding 30S ribosomal protein S7 gives MRRRRAEKREIVPDPKYKNVTVAKFINIVMTRGKRAVAEGIVYRCFDALAEKTGKPALEVFQKALDNSRPLLEVKPRRIGGATYQVPIEVRPDRGVSIAMRWIRNFARVKKGKPMETKLSEEILDAFNGQGSAIKKREDTHKMAESNKAFAHYRW, from the coding sequence ATGAGGAGAAGAAGGGCAGAGAAGCGGGAGATCGTACCCGATCCCAAATATAAGAATGTCACGGTGGCGAAGTTCATAAATATCGTGATGACACGCGGCAAGAGGGCCGTTGCCGAAGGCATAGTGTACAGGTGTTTTGACGCGCTTGCCGAGAAGACGGGAAAGCCCGCGCTCGAGGTCTTCCAGAAGGCGCTCGACAATTCGAGGCCTCTTCTGGAGGTAAAGCCCAGGAGGATAGGCGGGGCCACATACCAGGTGCCCATAGAGGTCAGGCCTGACCGCGGTGTTTCGATAGCCATGAGGTGGATAAGGAATTTTGCGCGTGTCAAAAAGGGGAAGCCGATGGAGACGAAGCTATCGGAAGAGATACTGGATGCGTTCAACGGCCAGGGATCTGCGATAAAGAAGAGGGAAGATACTCATAAGATGGCGGAGTCGAACAAGGCCTTCGCCCACTACAGATGGTAA